The sequence GCGCGTACCGCCGGTGTCGCGGGACTCGTCCGCACAGGGCCGGGCCGGGGCAGGGGCCGTCGCCGCTGTAGGTTCCACCTTCTCGTGCGCGCCGGCTCCAGCGGAGATACCGGATTCCGCGCGAAGTGAGTACTGCGGGTGCCGGTCCTCCATGCGCAATAGGCGGCCCGCACGACCCCGAAACGATCAACCGGGAATCAAGCCGGTGGATCCGGGGTGAGTCAGCGCACCGGGCAAGGGGGGATCTCCCAGTACCTGTATCACCAGGGTCTCCCAGACGTCCCGAACGCCTGTCAACCTGATTGAGTCGAAAGCGTCGACAACGCTCCATGGACGCGCACTGCGGCTTTACCCCATCAGTTCAATTGAGCTGCCCCGAATGCGTGACCGTGTCGGCGCATTCCTCCACGGCAGAAGGGACGGAGACCAATGGCGGACAACCAATTCACCACTCACACAGAACTTTTCGATCTGAGTGGGAAGTACGCCCTCGTCACTGGCGGCACCAGGGGAATTGGGATGATGGTGGCGCGCGGCCTTCTCCAGGCGGGCGCCCGCGTCGTCATCAGCTCACGCAAGGCAGACGCGTGCGCCAAGGCACAGCATCTACTGTCCGAATTCGGCGACGTTCAAGCAGTCCCCGCCGACCTGTCCAGGCGCGACGAGTGTCAGCGCCTCGCTGATCTTGTCAAGGCCGACTCGGAACGCCTGGACATCCTTGTCAACAACGCGGGAGCGATGTGGCGCGAGCCGCTGGAGACGTTCCCGGACGAGGCCTGGGACACAGTGATCGACCTCAACCTCAAGTCGCCGTTCCGGCTGGTGCAGGCGCTGCTCCCCGCACTTCGCAGGGCAGGCACCGCCGATGATCCCGCGCGGATCATCAACATCGGCAGTATCGCCGCCATCCACGTCGCCCAGTCGCCCAACTACTCGTACGCCAGCAGCAAAGCGGCACTCCATCAACTCACCAGAGTGCTGGCCAGAGAGCTGGGCCCACAGCACGTCACGGTGAACGCGATAGCACCGGGAGTGTTCCCGTCGCGGATGATGGCGTCCACGCTCGATGCCATCGGCGACACGATCGCGGCGGCGGCCCCTCTGCGCCGGCTCGGCCGCGACGACGACATGGCGGGTATCGCCGTGTTTCTCGCCGGCCGGGCCGGGTCCTACCTCACGGGCACCATCATCCCGGTGGACGGCGGCATCGCGACGACCGCATCGGGTACCCCTTAGGCTGCGGGACGGGCTTACGGTGAGGGGATGGCCACGATGGATCCACGCACCGGGATACAGGAGTTTCTCAGCTCGCGTCGCGCCCGCATCGCACCGGAGCAGGCGGGCCTGCCCGCTTACGGCGGCAACCGTCGGGTCAAAGGTCTGCGCCGCGAGGAGGTAGCGCTACTGGCGGGGGTATCCGTCGACTACTACGTGCGCATGGAGCGCGGCAGCCTCGCCGGTGCCTCCGACGGCGTGCTCGACGCGTTGGCCTCTGCCTTGCAACTCGACGAGGCCGAGCGCGACCACCTGTTCCACCTCGCGCGCCAATCCAGGGCGCCCAGTGGCCCACGCCGGCGTAGGCCTGCCGTGACGGTGCGCTCGACGCTGCGGCAGGTGCTCGACGCGATCTCCGATGCGCCGGCCTGGATCGGTAACGGCCGTTATGACGTGCTCGCCATGAACCAACTCGCTCGCGCGCTGTATTCACCGGTGCTGGCCGACCCGCGACGGCCCGCGAACACAGCGCGGTTCGTCTATCTGAGCCCCGAGGCGGCCGGAGATTTCTTTGTCGACCACGACCAAATCGCCGGTGACGTGGCCGCGAAGCTACGCATGGAAGCCGGCCGCAATCCGCACGACGAGGAGCTGATCGCCCTGGTCGGCGAACTGTCGACGTGCAGTGAGCTATTTCGGCAGCGGTGGGCATCCCAGGACGTGCGGCTGCACCGGTCCGGCCGCAAGCGTGTGCGCCATCCGATCGTGGGCCGGCTCGATTTGGACGTCGAGTCCCTGGAACTGCCCGCCGAACCCGGCCTGCGCCTCAACGTCTACACCGCACCCGCGGACACACCGACCGCTGACACATTGGCGCTCCTGGCGTCGTGGGCGGCCACCCGACAGACGCTGGCGACCGAGCTCGGAGCACACAACGGATAGTCCAACCCCTACAGCTCTTGGTCACCGTGCGGAGTCAGTGCGCACAGCTCCTTGGGATTGCGCGTTCAGTGCGCACTTCACGGGTCCAGTGCGCATCGAATCGCGGAACCTGCAGCCGCTCACAGCCGTGCCCGCTTCAGCGCCATGTGCAGCAGCAGCCGGTCCTCGCCGTCGTTCAGGTCGAGTCCGGTGAGCTGCTGGACGCGGGAGAGGCGGTAGTACAGCGTCTGGCGGTGGACGCCGAGCTCCGCCGCCGTCCGGCTCGCCTGGCCCGCGCAGTCGAGGAACACCTCGGCGGTCCGGGCCAGCTCGGTGTGCGGCGGGGTCAGCAGAGTGGTCACCGCCGGGTCCGGGGCGGCGTCCGGGGTCCGGGGGAGTGCGGTCAGCAGACGGTACGGGCCGATGGCCGCCCAGTCGGCGACCGGGCCGAAACGGTCCTCCGCCGTCGCCGCGCGGGCCGCTGACACCGCCTCGTGCCAGGAGTCGCCCAGCTCGGCCAGACCGCGGCGCGGGAGCGCGATCCCGGCCGTGGCGGCCGGGCCCGCGGCGGTCCGCAGCCGGTCCGCGGCGCTGGTGGCCGGATCCAGCTGACCGGCCGAGCGCAGCCGTACCAGGGCTGCCAGCGACAGGGCGCCCGCGCCGGCGGGGGAGGCCACCGAGGCCAGCGCCGCGGCCGAGGGGACCGTACGTACCGAAGGGGTGTCGTCCTCCCACGGGGTCACGCACACCACGGTGTGCAGGCCGTCCGCGTCCGGTCCGAGGGCCTCGCGCAGGGCGGCCACCGCCATGTCGTGCTGCCAGCCGCGCCCGGCCGCCAGAACCGCGCCGAACTCCCGCGTCAGATCCGCGCCCGCCCGCGCCTCGTCGGAGAACAGGGCCCCGATCCGGGCCGCGACGTCCATCGCGGCGCCCAGCTGCTCGTCGGTCGGGGCGGGCTCGGCGT is a genomic window of Streptomyces sp. NBC_01237 containing:
- a CDS encoding SDR family oxidoreductase; its protein translation is MADNQFTTHTELFDLSGKYALVTGGTRGIGMMVARGLLQAGARVVISSRKADACAKAQHLLSEFGDVQAVPADLSRRDECQRLADLVKADSERLDILVNNAGAMWREPLETFPDEAWDTVIDLNLKSPFRLVQALLPALRRAGTADDPARIINIGSIAAIHVAQSPNYSYASSKAALHQLTRVLARELGPQHVTVNAIAPGVFPSRMMASTLDAIGDTIAAAAPLRRLGRDDDMAGIAVFLAGRAGSYLTGTIIPVDGGIATTASGTP
- a CDS encoding helix-turn-helix transcriptional regulator, coding for MDPRTGIQEFLSSRRARIAPEQAGLPAYGGNRRVKGLRREEVALLAGVSVDYYVRMERGSLAGASDGVLDALASALQLDEAERDHLFHLARQSRAPSGPRRRRPAVTVRSTLRQVLDAISDAPAWIGNGRYDVLAMNQLARALYSPVLADPRRPANTARFVYLSPEAAGDFFVDHDQIAGDVAAKLRMEAGRNPHDEELIALVGELSTCSELFRQRWASQDVRLHRSGRKRVRHPIVGRLDLDVESLELPAEPGLRLNVYTAPADTPTADTLALLASWAATRQTLATELGAHNG
- a CDS encoding PucR family transcriptional regulator produces the protein MKGDYQELVDEISTLLGAPATLENRDFGLVAFGAHDSDDDTAMDPVRTRSILTRRSTPAVRAWFEGFGIARATGPVRIPAAPEAGVFRDRICLPVRHRGVALGYVWLLDAEPAPTDEQLGAAMDVAARIGALFSDEARAGADLTREFGAVLAAGRGWQHDMAVAALREALGPDADGLHTVVCVTPWEDDTPSVRTVPSAAALASVASPAGAGALSLAALVRLRSAGQLDPATSAADRLRTAAGPAATAGIALPRRGLAELGDSWHEAVSAARAATAEDRFGPVADWAAIGPYRLLTALPRTPDAAPDPAVTTLLTPPHTELARTAEVFLDCAGQASRTAAELGVHRQTLYYRLSRVQQLTGLDLNDGEDRLLLHMALKRARL